One genomic window of Corynebacterium sp. sy039 includes the following:
- a CDS encoding NAD(P)H-binding protein, producing the protein MNHNKKVLYIGGHGKIGLLATKKMADTGINVHSLIRNPDYVGDTEALGAHAVLADITALTTEEWADLLTQYDDVVWGAGNGGRSGVDATWAVDRDGAMNTIDALEKLSAEGRPVPRYIMISYLGSMTNTAEESTGSWYAYVESKKAVDQRLTNTSLPHIILGPSTLSDAPATGITIYDADTAALPDSPLTSRELVADVVCEIITRKDFPQNNPLEFFDGELPVAKI; encoded by the coding sequence ATGAATCACAACAAAAAAGTTCTCTACATCGGTGGTCACGGAAAAATCGGATTACTCGCCACGAAAAAGATGGCTGACACAGGTATCAATGTGCACTCACTTATCCGCAATCCAGACTATGTAGGGGATACCGAGGCGCTCGGCGCACACGCTGTACTCGCCGACATCACCGCACTCACCACAGAAGAATGGGCAGACCTACTCACCCAATACGACGATGTCGTGTGGGGCGCAGGCAATGGTGGACGCAGTGGCGTCGATGCAACATGGGCAGTGGATCGCGATGGGGCAATGAACACAATAGACGCGCTGGAAAAACTCTCTGCTGAGGGGCGCCCCGTGCCTCGGTACATCATGATCTCTTACCTCGGTTCCATGACGAACACCGCCGAAGAATCAACCGGCTCCTGGTATGCCTACGTAGAATCCAAAAAGGCAGTGGACCAGCGCCTCACGAACACATCATTGCCGCATATCATCCTTGGCCCCTCAACTCTCAGCGACGCCCCCGCAACCGGCATCACTATCTATGACGCGGATACTGCGGCACTACCTGATTCTCCCCTCACTTCTCGTGAACTCGTTGCTGATGTGGTGTGTGAAATCATCACCCGCAAAGATTTTCCGCAGAATAATCCCCTTGAATTCTTCGACGGGGAGCTCCCCGTCGCAAAGATTTAG
- a CDS encoding MFS transporter produces MQKETQATQSFWATVRQEHPDYMRWFISDTISALGTALCSIPLSLASLHITHDLTRAGLVAAATSLGSMLMVIPSGMIIDHFDKKKLLRCYGITQLSLWSLFTLLLATHAFTTPTLILFAFCTGITNGIFGGLNNAILRFIITENLFVQAQGRNQTRDSTIWLCGLPLGGLLYNICAPLPFLCQALSGLAPLWAGARITTSLAPTQPTDTTRTTLWADVRYSLSWIWRWRIIRTNFCVSLFSNLANFYLLAAIGLWLAYLNTPGWLIGVTTAMFTIGFIVGGIVQEKLIRILPGRSIIAATSLWELLWYLFLVCFSTHWVIIAITAFFIVIPTVARNSYSGSYLMLACPPDNIGKCSAGARFIMGIMPILASAGAGIILSTIGFRHSMLLCAGCALISWVLALSAVFYQN; encoded by the coding sequence ATGCAAAAAGAAACACAAGCTACACAAAGTTTTTGGGCTACCGTTCGCCAAGAACACCCAGACTATATGCGCTGGTTCATCTCAGACACCATCAGTGCACTCGGCACAGCCCTTTGCTCTATCCCGCTGTCCCTAGCCAGCCTGCACATCACGCACGACCTCACCCGAGCAGGACTCGTCGCTGCCGCCACCTCCCTAGGCTCCATGCTCATGGTCATTCCATCAGGAATGATCATCGACCACTTCGACAAGAAGAAACTACTCCGTTGCTACGGAATCACACAGTTGAGCCTATGGTCACTATTCACACTCCTGCTCGCCACCCACGCGTTCACCACCCCAACACTGATCCTCTTTGCCTTCTGCACCGGTATCACCAACGGCATCTTTGGAGGCTTAAACAACGCCATCCTGCGATTCATCATCACAGAAAACCTGTTTGTCCAAGCCCAAGGCAGAAACCAAACCCGCGACAGCACCATCTGGTTATGCGGCCTCCCACTCGGCGGACTGCTCTACAACATCTGCGCACCACTGCCCTTCCTCTGCCAAGCACTATCAGGACTCGCACCGCTATGGGCGGGCGCACGAATCACCACTTCTCTCGCCCCAACCCAACCCACTGACACCACACGCACAACATTGTGGGCCGATGTCAGATATTCACTGTCATGGATTTGGCGCTGGCGCATCATACGCACTAACTTCTGCGTCTCATTATTTTCTAATCTGGCGAACTTCTATCTCTTAGCAGCCATCGGACTCTGGTTAGCCTACCTCAACACCCCAGGATGGCTCATCGGTGTCACAACAGCCATGTTTACCATTGGGTTCATCGTCGGCGGTATCGTACAAGAAAAGCTCATCCGAATACTCCCAGGACGCAGCATTATTGCAGCTACATCACTATGGGAACTACTCTGGTATCTGTTCCTCGTGTGCTTTTCTACACACTGGGTTATTATCGCTATCACCGCTTTCTTTATCGTCATCCCCACAGTGGCACGTAATTCTTATAGCGGCAGCTACCTCATGCTCGCGTGCCCACCAGATAACATTGGAAAATGCTCCGCAGGCGCACGATTTATCATGGGAATCATGCCCATTCTCGCATCAGCAGGAGCCGGCATAATACTCTCGACGATTGGTTTTAGGCACAGTATGCTCCTATGCGCCGGGTGCGCCTTAATATCCTGGGTGCTTGCACTATCTGCTGTGTTCTACCAAAATTGA
- a CDS encoding ABC transporter ATP-binding protein, translating to MLDLHNITLDIQDGSTTRRLLDNVSLRIEDGEVVGLTGPSGSGKSTLLAVAAGLQHPTGGRAVLNGSLELATPHARSRVGRNVKAGYSSRSSRNSRANHASRSGAALRRRTIGIVFQQPNLLPALTAKEQLLVMHRLEHPFGLSRRRWRDSSRRASELLANVGLADKENARVSELSGGQQARVNLARALMNDPQLLLIDEPTAALDTQAATAVTDLIMDIAHQRRIPVLYVSHDQAQLERVDRVETMVDGRMLLPVG from the coding sequence ATGCTAGATCTACACAACATCACCCTCGATATTCAGGATGGTTCCACCACCCGTCGCCTGCTAGATAATGTCAGTTTACGCATTGAGGACGGGGAGGTTGTTGGATTGACCGGCCCATCTGGTTCTGGAAAGTCCACCCTGTTGGCGGTAGCCGCTGGTTTGCAACACCCAACCGGTGGGCGTGCAGTGCTCAATGGTTCGCTTGAATTAGCAACACCGCACGCACGCAGCCGGGTTGGTCGCAATGTTAAGGCTGGCTACAGTAGCCGATCTAGCCGCAATTCTCGGGCTAATCACGCTAGTCGGTCTGGTGCCGCTCTTCGACGCCGCACCATCGGCATTGTATTCCAACAACCCAATCTCCTGCCGGCGCTGACCGCCAAAGAACAATTGCTGGTTATGCACCGATTAGAACACCCCTTCGGGCTTAGTCGGCGGCGGTGGCGTGACAGCTCACGTCGGGCGTCGGAATTATTAGCCAACGTTGGGCTGGCGGATAAAGAAAACGCGCGCGTTAGTGAACTATCCGGTGGGCAGCAAGCACGGGTGAACCTTGCGCGGGCGCTGATGAATGACCCTCAGCTCCTGCTGATTGATGAGCCAACCGCAGCCCTGGATACCCAAGCGGCCACGGCGGTAACGGATCTAATTATGGACATCGCCCACCAGCGGCGTATCCCCGTGCTGTATGTGTCCCATGACCAGGCTCAACTAGAGCGGGTTGATCGTGTAGAGACAATGGTGGACGGGCGAATGCTGCTGCCGGTGGGGTGA
- a CDS encoding DHA2 family efflux MFS transporter permease subunit yields the protein MSESQQQDSGNKEVNVGLLIGILVSAAFVVILNETTLSVALPVLMEEFNVTASVAQWLTTAFMLTMAVVIPMTGFIMQRFTLRSIYIAALVSFLIGTAIAVVAPNFAVLLVARVVQATGTALVMPLLMTTIMRLVPVERRGSVFGLVTVVIAAAPALGPTFSGIVLESLGWRWIFGLVIPLVLVALVVGAVQVRNFEEPTRPYLDVVSVMLSAVGFSVTLYGIAGMSELPHGVPWDRVAFMVIGLAVLFVFFRRQLVMAHNEQSTGKEPLLNLAPLSSREYVLSMVFMLVAFSMLFGFIILMPLYAQNVLGMSQKATGLVSLPGGLIMAVMGPVVGRLYDQRGARPLIIPGAIVLFLSMLGFANVSRTQSWFEGLGDKGALVHLIILAILLNMSVGFMLTPLMSNALAAVPDRLASHGQAILNTFQQVAGAIGTAIFVAVMTYGSSQHAKSLGLGDVAAPSGGGHGAPADDAGAAAGPAAEQMAKITADIVGHGIEVAFWFGSAVTLILALAIIALKIEVPSTGNQQASAMH from the coding sequence ATGTCTGAATCTCAGCAACAAGACTCTGGAAATAAAGAGGTCAATGTTGGTTTACTCATCGGCATTTTAGTATCCGCGGCTTTTGTGGTGATTCTTAATGAAACCACTTTGTCTGTTGCGTTGCCTGTTTTGATGGAAGAGTTTAATGTCACTGCGTCTGTGGCCCAGTGGCTGACCACTGCTTTCATGTTGACGATGGCCGTGGTGATCCCCATGACGGGTTTCATCATGCAGCGTTTTACCCTGCGCAGCATTTATATCGCTGCATTGGTTTCTTTTCTTATCGGTACGGCGATTGCGGTGGTTGCTCCTAATTTCGCTGTGTTGCTGGTGGCGCGTGTGGTTCAGGCGACAGGTACTGCGTTGGTGATGCCTTTGCTGATGACTACCATCATGCGCCTGGTTCCTGTTGAACGCCGTGGTTCTGTTTTCGGTTTGGTGACTGTGGTTATTGCTGCGGCACCGGCGCTTGGCCCTACTTTTTCTGGCATTGTTTTGGAGTCTTTGGGTTGGCGTTGGATTTTCGGTTTGGTGATCCCGCTGGTGCTGGTTGCTCTTGTTGTTGGTGCTGTGCAGGTGCGTAATTTTGAGGAGCCAACTCGCCCGTATCTGGATGTTGTGTCCGTGATGTTGTCCGCTGTGGGCTTTTCCGTAACGTTGTATGGAATTGCGGGTATGTCTGAGTTGCCTCATGGTGTTCCGTGGGATCGTGTTGCGTTCATGGTTATTGGTTTGGCTGTTCTTTTTGTCTTTTTCCGACGCCAACTGGTCATGGCTCACAATGAACAATCAACGGGTAAGGAGCCGTTGTTGAACCTTGCTCCGCTGTCATCCCGTGAGTATGTGCTGTCTATGGTGTTCATGCTTGTGGCTTTTTCGATGCTTTTCGGTTTTATTATTTTGATGCCGTTGTATGCGCAGAATGTGTTGGGGATGTCTCAGAAGGCTACTGGTTTGGTGAGCTTACCTGGTGGTTTGATTATGGCTGTGATGGGGCCTGTGGTGGGGCGTTTGTATGATCAGCGTGGTGCGCGTCCGTTGATTATTCCTGGTGCGATTGTGTTGTTTTTGTCTATGTTGGGTTTTGCGAATGTGTCGCGTACGCAGAGCTGGTTTGAGGGCTTGGGGGATAAGGGTGCTCTGGTTCATTTAATTATTTTGGCTATTTTGCTGAATATGAGTGTTGGTTTTATGCTCACGCCGTTGATGTCTAATGCTTTGGCTGCTGTTCCGGATCGGTTGGCCTCACACGGTCAGGCTATTCTTAACACATTCCAGCAGGTTGCTGGCGCTATTGGTACTGCAATTTTTGTTGCTGTGATGACTTACGGTTCCTCTCAGCATGCTAAGTCTTTGGGGCTTGGCGATGTGGCTGCTCCTTCTGGCGGTGGGCATGGTGCGCCGGCTGATGATGCTGGTGCGGCAGCTGGTCCTGCTGCGGAGCAGATGGCAAAGATCACCGCGGATATTGTGGGGCACGGTATTGAGGTCGCATTCTGGTTTGGTTCTGCTGTGACCCTCATCTTGGCACTAGCAATTATTGCTCTGAAAATCGAAGTTCCTTCCACTGGAAACCAGCAGGCGTCGGCTATGCATTAG
- a CDS encoding cytochrome c biogenesis CcdA family protein, translated as MTDIGMFSAFLGGVLTLISPCSALLLPGFFAYAFQGLTGLLARTCVFFLGLCTVLIPIGIGAGTFGAFFAQHKTQLISIGGVVMIVLGLITFFGGGFTLPGLSSLAQKTQQRGTSWITTFLLGMVYGFSGFCAGPLLGAVLTTAVIGGNSLYGALVLVCYALGMCAPLFVLSWIWQRFDVGSLAWLRGKTITVGKMQLNSISMISGAMFIVVGCLFFFTHATATLPSIISTDTQFEIQQWVAEIGEKINNLTVVFGIALLAVIIFGIRVFKESKQSEK; from the coding sequence GTGACTGATATTGGAATGTTCAGTGCTTTTCTTGGCGGTGTACTAACCCTCATCAGCCCCTGCTCAGCACTGCTCCTACCAGGATTTTTCGCCTACGCGTTCCAAGGATTAACCGGACTACTCGCCAGAACCTGTGTGTTCTTCCTTGGACTATGCACAGTGCTGATTCCTATCGGCATTGGTGCAGGAACATTCGGCGCTTTCTTTGCCCAACACAAAACCCAGCTCATCAGTATCGGCGGTGTGGTAATGATCGTGCTAGGACTTATCACATTCTTTGGCGGTGGTTTTACGCTCCCCGGTCTATCCAGCCTGGCACAAAAAACCCAGCAACGCGGTACCAGCTGGATCACCACTTTTCTGCTCGGCATGGTCTATGGGTTCTCTGGTTTTTGCGCAGGACCATTACTTGGTGCAGTGCTCACCACCGCTGTTATAGGCGGCAATAGTCTCTATGGCGCACTCGTTCTCGTGTGCTATGCCTTGGGAATGTGCGCGCCACTGTTTGTACTTTCCTGGATCTGGCAGCGGTTCGACGTCGGCTCCTTGGCATGGTTACGTGGCAAAACCATTACTGTGGGTAAAATGCAGCTCAACTCCATCAGCATGATCTCAGGCGCTATGTTCATTGTGGTTGGTTGCTTGTTCTTTTTCACTCATGCAACCGCTACGCTACCGAGCATAATCAGCACCGACACCCAATTTGAGATTCAACAGTGGGTTGCCGAGATCGGTGAAAAGATAAACAACCTCACGGTGGTGTTCGGAATAGCGCTCTTGGCTGTGATTATTTTTGGAATTCGTGTGTTCAAGGAAAGCAAACAGTCTGAGAAATAA
- a CDS encoding IS1595 family transposase: MTTTDIINQVKEIISTVTPEERQHLIEQLEQLFHEPEYGEILSQCPRCECDSVVRKGTSKGGQRYLCKGCQRTFGHSTNKVLKTSKLSLETWRKFAECFIDGVSVRRSAERCGVAVATAFFMRHRVLELVEKNAKKVTVNRGNLAYIDETFFPINYKGAAVPDGVKAKKRGGLRKGKSQSRLLVCVVMGVTSTGSIFHQIAGYSSISKNTARLALGDIVTSGCTVITDKGSGYVSALEELGATHRAYHSKDDRGKLAPINALHSKTKRFMRRFSSVASKNLHRYLSWMEWIDNNTERETLDILRQSTYTVHRCSMNSEHIPPMDDLTRRTITGMM, encoded by the coding sequence ATGACAACCACAGACATCATTAACCAAGTCAAAGAGATAATTTCCACAGTCACACCAGAAGAACGACAACACTTGATTGAACAGCTGGAGCAGTTGTTTCACGAGCCAGAGTATGGTGAGATTCTGTCACAATGTCCACGCTGCGAGTGTGATTCCGTTGTGCGCAAAGGCACATCAAAGGGCGGGCAACGCTATTTGTGTAAAGGGTGCCAGCGCACCTTTGGACACTCCACAAACAAAGTTCTCAAAACCTCCAAACTGTCTTTAGAGACATGGAGGAAGTTCGCTGAATGTTTTATCGACGGTGTAAGTGTTCGTCGTAGTGCCGAACGCTGCGGGGTTGCTGTTGCCACTGCTTTCTTTATGCGGCACCGTGTTCTTGAGCTGGTTGAGAAAAATGCTAAAAAAGTTACGGTGAACAGGGGAAACTTAGCTTATATCGATGAAACGTTTTTCCCTATTAACTATAAGGGGGCAGCTGTGCCTGATGGTGTTAAAGCTAAAAAGCGCGGCGGGTTAAGGAAGGGGAAAAGTCAGTCAAGGTTGTTGGTTTGTGTGGTTATGGGCGTGACATCTACGGGAAGTATTTTCCATCAAATTGCTGGATACAGTAGTATTTCTAAAAATACCGCCCGCCTAGCCCTTGGTGACATTGTTACGTCTGGTTGCACTGTTATCACGGACAAAGGTTCAGGCTATGTTTCAGCGCTAGAAGAACTTGGTGCTACCCACAGGGCTTATCATTCTAAAGATGACCGCGGCAAACTTGCGCCAATCAACGCACTGCACTCTAAAACCAAACGGTTTATGAGGCGTTTTAGCAGTGTCGCCTCCAAGAACCTACACCGCTATCTATCATGGATGGAATGGATCGACAACAACACAGAACGTGAAACGCTGGATATTCTACGCCAATCCACATACACAGTTCATCGTTGCTCTATGAATAGTGAGCATATCCCACCAATGGATGATCTAACACGACGAACCATTACAGGCATGATGTAG
- a CDS encoding response regulator transcription factor, with protein sequence MTSILIVDDHPMVRAGLEAMLSTHPHAGIEVHASVGSARAAVEYCSTHPVDVVLMDLRFGETPRDSEGDGVWATRQLRALPTPPQVLVVTNYSTDSDVLGAMSAGAVGYLLKDCGPEQLVDGIQRAARGETVMSSAVMGKVIGRLANPYEKLTARELDVLRLASEGKSNKAIARELVLTEATIKTHMGHVFDKLGVNNRTAAVAVARERGII encoded by the coding sequence ATGACCAGTATTCTCATCGTCGATGATCACCCCATGGTCCGAGCAGGGCTCGAAGCTATGCTGAGCACACACCCGCACGCAGGCATAGAAGTACACGCCAGCGTGGGAAGTGCCCGCGCCGCCGTAGAATATTGCAGTACACACCCAGTAGACGTGGTGCTCATGGATCTTCGCTTCGGTGAAACCCCCAGAGACAGCGAAGGCGACGGTGTGTGGGCAACCCGCCAACTACGCGCCCTGCCCACACCACCACAAGTACTGGTGGTAACCAACTACAGCACAGACTCCGACGTACTGGGTGCTATGAGTGCTGGAGCGGTAGGGTACCTGCTCAAAGACTGCGGACCCGAACAATTAGTAGACGGTATCCAACGCGCAGCACGTGGAGAAACTGTGATGAGTTCTGCCGTGATGGGCAAAGTCATCGGAAGGCTTGCCAACCCCTATGAAAAACTCACCGCCCGTGAACTAGACGTGCTACGGCTTGCTAGTGAGGGGAAATCCAACAAAGCCATTGCACGTGAATTGGTACTGACCGAAGCCACCATCAAGACCCACATGGGGCACGTTTTTGACAAGTTAGGGGTCAATAACAGAACAGCTGCCGTTGCCGTGGCGCGGGAACGTGGAATTATCTAG
- a CDS encoding thioredoxin domain-containing protein: MAQEKAQQKPHLTPALWALIISLIVLAGTAGFLGGRASVTTADTQAAQNLAQTDKKSTGKTAGKKPKAGTQKQSTNPKDLDPFIYGPGGEPSPENVTAVHRRNPEDPFAIGPVDAPVVISEFSDFECPFCSTFANQVLPEIIDTYVDAGLVRIEWNDTPVNGPNAIAAAKAGRAAAAQGKFNEFAKAYYTASKNINGHPNFTQADFERFAQTAKVADMDKFRTQATDSTFDEVVEEAKNYATAIGVSGTPSFLIGEQYLSGAQKAETFMEIIEQQLEQAADKQTTGKSAEKSTDKSTEKKKNK, translated from the coding sequence ATGGCTCAGGAAAAAGCACAACAGAAACCGCACCTTACCCCAGCACTATGGGCACTGATTATCTCGCTGATTGTCTTGGCTGGCACTGCAGGTTTCTTGGGAGGGCGTGCGAGTGTCACCACAGCTGACACACAAGCTGCTCAGAACTTGGCTCAAACCGACAAGAAATCCACCGGCAAAACCGCTGGGAAGAAACCTAAAGCCGGTACTCAAAAGCAAAGCACCAACCCGAAAGACCTAGACCCATTCATCTATGGTCCTGGTGGGGAACCAAGCCCAGAAAATGTTACCGCTGTCCACCGACGCAACCCAGAGGATCCTTTTGCAATCGGTCCTGTGGATGCTCCCGTAGTTATTTCTGAGTTCTCTGACTTTGAGTGCCCATTCTGCTCTACCTTTGCCAACCAAGTGCTGCCAGAAATCATTGACACATATGTCGATGCTGGGCTAGTACGCATTGAGTGGAATGACACTCCGGTCAATGGTCCTAATGCCATTGCTGCTGCTAAAGCAGGGCGTGCCGCAGCTGCTCAAGGCAAGTTCAATGAGTTCGCCAAGGCGTACTATACTGCATCAAAGAATATCAATGGGCACCCTAATTTCACCCAAGCTGACTTCGAGCGTTTTGCACAAACCGCCAAGGTAGCCGACATGGATAAGTTCCGCACCCAAGCCACTGACAGCACTTTCGACGAAGTGGTCGAAGAAGCAAAGAATTACGCTACTGCCATCGGAGTCAGCGGCACTCCTTCCTTCTTGATTGGCGAACAATACCTCAGCGGTGCACAAAAAGCAGAAACATTCATGGAGATTATTGAGCAGCAACTTGAGCAGGCTGCAGATAAGCAAACCACAGGCAAGAGCGCTGAGAAGAGCACCGACAAAAGCACCGAGAAAAAGAAAAACAAGTAA
- a CDS encoding FtsX-like permease family protein translates to MKGFLFQGLAELRTAKARTALIITTVLMITLMVTFLSSLAAGLKHQSVSALEEELSGGKGLVIRGTSLSSSQLSQEDKSNILGSGGRVLYLARTPEGIYLSDAHTSANASTDAITNLGGADGRNASNADNTARSTDLFLDHQPVIWASEEEVAAMPGASSVGIVDSSYPGALSGKDALNTSGSYKGEQQSLGLMINLLYLISALVLGAFFAVWTVQRLRSVAITAALGASRTIIMFDALGQALIVLAVGISMGALITLGVGSLIAAIPIVLSTRTIVLPALILLAAGVVGAALSIKPVLSINPRSALSC, encoded by the coding sequence ATGAAAGGTTTTCTATTCCAGGGGCTCGCTGAATTGCGCACGGCAAAGGCGAGAACAGCTCTGATTATTACAACCGTGCTCATGATTACTCTCATGGTGACTTTTTTGAGCAGCCTCGCGGCGGGCTTGAAGCACCAGTCTGTGTCTGCTCTTGAGGAGGAGCTATCCGGCGGCAAGGGGCTGGTGATTCGTGGCACAAGCTTGTCCAGTAGCCAGCTCAGTCAGGAGGATAAAAGCAACATTCTGGGCTCGGGTGGTCGCGTGCTATATCTGGCGCGCACTCCGGAGGGGATATATCTGTCCGACGCACACACCAGCGCAAACGCAAGCACAGATGCGATCACGAACCTGGGCGGCGCTGACGGTAGAAACGCAAGCAATGCGGATAACACCGCACGCAGCACGGATCTGTTCCTGGATCATCAACCGGTCATCTGGGCGTCGGAGGAAGAGGTTGCGGCTATGCCGGGTGCGTCCAGCGTGGGAATTGTGGATAGCTCCTACCCTGGCGCGCTCAGCGGTAAAGATGCTCTCAACACTTCGGGTTCCTATAAGGGCGAGCAGCAATCCCTTGGGTTGATGATTAACCTGCTGTATCTCATATCTGCACTGGTATTGGGTGCTTTCTTTGCTGTGTGGACGGTTCAGCGTTTACGCTCCGTTGCCATCACTGCGGCCCTTGGCGCATCTCGCACAATCATTATGTTCGACGCCCTCGGTCAAGCACTCATCGTCCTCGCGGTGGGGATCAGCATGGGGGCACTGATCACGCTGGGGGTTGGTTCCCTCATCGCCGCAATCCCCATTGTGCTCAGCACACGCACCATCGTCCTACCTGCATTGATACTACTTGCGGCGGGCGTGGTTGGTGCTGCGTTGTCCATCAAGCCTGTTCTTTCTATCAATCCACGGAGCGCACTATCATGCTAG
- the rfbA gene encoding glucose-1-phosphate thymidylyltransferase RfbA — translation MKGIILAGGSGTRLHPITQGISKQLMPIYDKPMIYYPLTTLIQAGIRDILIITTPQDQQHFIRLLGDGSAWGLSLSYAIQPQPDGLAQAFLIGEHFIGDESVALVLGDNIFYGSQFSATLAGCHEPEGGIVFAYEVADPQRYGVVEFDDRGRALSIEEKPSMPKSHYAVVGLYFYDNTVVDIARDIRPSPRGELEITHVNDVYLQRKQLEVKRLHRGDVWLDTGTFDSMSEASSYVEVIQKRTGIVIGSPEVAAYEAGFIDAEQVNRLAQPLLKSGYGQYLLAALS, via the coding sequence GTGAAAGGCATTATTCTTGCTGGTGGATCTGGTACCCGGCTGCACCCAATTACTCAAGGCATCTCAAAGCAACTCATGCCGATTTATGACAAGCCCATGATCTACTATCCGCTCACCACGCTTATTCAGGCTGGTATCCGCGATATTCTCATTATCACTACCCCGCAGGATCAACAGCATTTTATTCGTTTGCTTGGCGACGGCTCCGCATGGGGATTGTCGCTCAGCTATGCTATTCAGCCTCAGCCTGACGGTTTGGCGCAGGCATTTTTGATTGGTGAGCATTTCATTGGCGACGAGAGCGTGGCGTTGGTGCTGGGCGATAATATCTTCTACGGCTCGCAATTTTCTGCCACTCTCGCAGGGTGCCATGAGCCAGAAGGCGGCATTGTCTTTGCCTATGAGGTTGCAGATCCGCAGCGTTATGGTGTGGTGGAGTTTGACGATCGCGGTAGAGCATTATCTATTGAAGAAAAGCCCTCAATGCCAAAGTCGCACTATGCAGTGGTAGGGCTATATTTTTATGACAATACTGTGGTTGATATTGCACGTGATATTCGCCCGTCGCCGCGTGGTGAACTAGAGATCACCCATGTTAATGACGTGTATTTGCAGCGTAAGCAGCTAGAGGTAAAGCGATTGCACCGTGGTGATGTGTGGCTAGACACGGGAACTTTCGATTCTATGAGTGAAGCATCGAGCTACGTGGAGGTCATCCAAAAACGTACTGGAATTGTTATCGGATCACCTGAAGTTGCTGCTTATGAGGCGGGTTTTATTGATGCCGAGCAAGTCAATCGCCTAGCACAACCTTTGTTGAAGTCTGGTTATGGGCAGTACCTACTCGCGGCGCTGTCATGA
- a CDS encoding sensor histidine kinase — translation MVNKLDRAWVFLGHGLHFLVALLALVTLVKDGMSWALAAFCFIYIVGMWLRPRGLWLLLVVGAWAVLLASAPTAAFIAFALFFLLIRFLPMRAAIPAVSAVTIIAIGALAYSKGWTVGGVIGPIMGAVVAIGLGIGFRMLRRETAAAERMRLAGEIHDTVAQGLVSIQMLLFSAERRLAEETLTDPQILQDLRLARNTAENNLEETRRIIAALQSPSLERGDLPFALQQIVDTTPMGEKLQFGVDGTIRTIPQKTQQEILRITQSLVSNVVKHSHATAARVTLTYQPETLTVDVVDNGRGMDVVSTQFSPVGLAAIQRKTRALGGTMTIESEPGHGCGISVEIPT, via the coding sequence ATGGTGAACAAACTGGATCGAGCATGGGTATTCCTAGGGCATGGGCTCCATTTCCTCGTAGCACTACTGGCGTTAGTGACCCTGGTGAAAGATGGTATGAGCTGGGCTCTAGCAGCTTTCTGCTTCATCTACATTGTGGGAATGTGGCTGCGTCCACGTGGGTTATGGCTCCTGCTGGTGGTGGGAGCTTGGGCGGTACTCCTTGCGAGCGCACCCACCGCAGCATTTATTGCTTTCGCACTATTCTTCTTGCTGATCCGTTTCCTCCCCATGCGCGCCGCAATCCCTGCGGTCAGTGCGGTAACCATCATCGCCATTGGAGCACTGGCGTATTCCAAAGGCTGGACAGTCGGTGGAGTGATTGGCCCGATCATGGGGGCAGTAGTAGCCATTGGCCTAGGCATTGGATTCCGAATGTTGCGCCGGGAAACAGCCGCCGCTGAACGTATGCGCCTAGCAGGGGAAATACATGACACTGTGGCACAAGGACTCGTGTCTATCCAGATGCTATTGTTCTCTGCGGAGCGTCGTTTAGCTGAGGAAACACTCACAGACCCACAGATACTGCAGGATCTACGCCTGGCCAGAAACACCGCAGAGAACAACTTAGAAGAAACACGCCGCATCATCGCAGCCCTGCAATCTCCATCTCTTGAACGTGGAGATTTACCCTTCGCACTACAACAAATAGTGGACACGACCCCTATGGGAGAAAAGCTCCAATTCGGCGTCGATGGAACAATCCGCACCATACCGCAAAAAACACAACAGGAAATCTTAAGAATCACCCAGTCCTTAGTGTCTAATGTGGTCAAACATTCTCATGCTACCGCGGCACGCGTGACCCTGACCTACCAGCCAGAAACGCTCACGGTGGACGTCGTTGATAATGGGCGTGGCATGGATGTGGTGTCAACCCAGTTCTCGCCTGTTGGACTAGCAGCCATCCAACGCAAAACACGCGCATTGGGAGGAACAATGACCATAGAATCAGAACCAGGGCACGGCTGCGGCATATCAGTGGAGATACCAACATGA